Proteins encoded in a region of the Raphanus sativus cultivar WK10039 chromosome 8, ASM80110v3, whole genome shotgun sequence genome:
- the LOC108818922 gene encoding putative FBD-associated F-box protein At3g50710, with the protein MDRISNLSDDLLLKIFSYLPTKYVVTTTLLSKRWNSVWTMVPRFDFDDGFELDPSRYQTFTNHVGKTMSLRASPILESLRFDVGPCCGTGDMVTWIRHGMAQGVRELEIFHTEEHLKEEHRPIKLPKSLYTYEKLEVLKLTYSIGLDVPLDVWFPCLKTLHLISVKYETKGCHSRLLSGCPVLEELVLDKSLNGHSMRAFYVEMPKLQRLSVVDVCEEPNYGVDGLHMTVINVPSLKCLSFVDYFDDLCLCENMPEVVVANVKVVYNSPEKLLASIPSVKRLCLCLSASLLHSCLGFYHLVHLEICAASRGWWNLLTWMLESSPKLQVLKIRVCNERPCTMKSIRGHWRGPSSVPECLMSHLHTFKWKNYNAKEEEKKIVAYILNNARRLKIVGISGWRYYSKEERSKKLNELVSLPRASSSCQLLMD; encoded by the exons ATGGATAGGATCAGTAATCTGTCGGACGATCTGCTCTTAAAGATCTTCTCCTATCTCCCCACCAAATACGTCGTCACGACAACGCTTCTGTCCAAAAGATGGAACTCTGTCTGGACGATGGTGCCAAGATTCGATTTCGACGACGGTTTCGAACTCGACCCTTCCCGTTACCAAACGTTCACTAACCACGTGGGCAAAACGATGTCGTTGCGCGCATCTCCGATTCTCGAATCTCTGAGATTCGACGTCGGTCCTTGCTGCGGCACGGGAGACATGGTGACGTGGATCAGACACGGGATGGCTCAGGGCGTGCGCGAGCTCGAGATCTTCCACACGGAAGAACACTTAAAGGAAGAACATAGACCGATCAAGCTACCGAAGAGTCTTTATACTTACGAGAAGCTCGAGGTGTTGAAACTCACTTACTCGATTGGTCTTGATGTTCCTCTCGACGTTTGGTTTCCTTGTCTGAAAACGTTGCACCTTATCAGCGTGAAGTACGAGACGAAAGGATGTCACAGCAGGCTTTTGTCGGGATGTCCTGTTCTCGAGGAGTTGGTGTTGGACAAGAGTTTGAACGGCCACTCTATGAGAGCTTTCTATGTCGAGATGCCTAAGTTGCAGAGGCTATCTGTGGTTGATGTGTGCGAGGAGCCGAACTACGGTGTTGATGGGCTTCATATGACTGTGATCAATGTACCGTCTTTGAAGTGTTTGAGCTTTGTTGATTACTTCGATGACTTGTGTTTGTGTGAGAATATGCCTGAGGTGGTTGTGGCTAATGTCAAAGTTGTTTACAATAGTCCTGAGAAGCTACTCGCTTCTATTCCATCTGTCAAGCGTCTCTGCTTATGTTTATCCGCTTCACTG CTTCACAGCTGCCTTGGATTTTATCATCTTGTTCATTTGGAGATATGTGCAGCTTCCCGAGGGTGGTGGAATCTACTTACTTGGATGCTAGAAAGTTCTCCTAAACTACAAGTTCTCAAAATACGCGTG TGCAACGAACGCCCTTGTACCATGAAGTCTATTAGAGGTCATTGGAGAGGACCAAGTTCGGTTCCTGAATGTTTGATGTCTCATTTACATACTTTCAAGTGGAAGAATTACAACgcaaaagaggaagagaagaaaatagTGGCGTATATTCTGAATAACGCAAGACGGTTGAAGATTGTGGGTATCTCTGGGTGGAGATACTATTCAAAGGAAGAGAGATCTAAGAAACTCAATGAGTTGGTTTCTCTGCCTAGAGCTTCAAGCTCCTGTCAGCTTCTGATGGACTGA